Proteins encoded within one genomic window of Ranitomeya variabilis isolate aRanVar5 chromosome 4, aRanVar5.hap1, whole genome shotgun sequence:
- the LOC143768109 gene encoding keratin, type I cytoskeletal 14-like — MDVNNLTRVLEGLNGENSELEMLVQRLQEEKNGLKMNSEEEIESLLSQLGARINVEMNAAPSIDLNDALSEIREEYENLMERNLNEAENMFREMSGELSREVDSSSQELQSVGTELIEMKRCVQALEIELQSELSLISALEETLAETEATFGSKLAELQCLINRMESELATIRSNLERQNYEYKVLMDQKTHLEMEIATYKRLLDGHDIE, encoded by the exons ATGGATGTAAATAATCTGACGAGAGTTTTGGAAGGATTAAATGGGGAGAACAGTGAGCTTGAGATGCTTGTCCAAAGACTTCAGGAAGAAAAGAACGGCCTTAAGATGAACAGTGAAGAG GAGATAGAATCTCTTCTCTCCCAGTTAGGCGCCAGAATCAATGTGGAAATGAATGCTGCTCCCTCTATTGACCTAAATGATGCTTTGTCCGAAATTCGTGAAGAATACGAAAACCTCATGGAAAGAAATCTTAACGAAGCAGAAAACATGTTCCGAGAAATG AGTGGTGAACTCAGTCGTGAGGTGGATTCAAGCTCACAAGAACTCCAGTCCGTTGGAACTGAGCTTATTGAAATGAAGCGTTGTGTGCAGGCCCTTGAAATTGAGCTGCAAAGTGAACTGAGTTTG ATATCAGCATTGGAAGAAACATTGGCCGAAACTGAAGCTACATTTGGATCAAAGCTTGCAGAATTACAGTGCTTGATCAATAGAATGGAATCTGAACTTGCCACAATCCGATCTAATCTAGAACGTCAGAACTATGAGTATAAGGTTCTCATGGACCAGAAGACTCACTTGGAGATGGAGATTGCAACATACAAACGCTTGCTTGATGGCCATGATATTGAGTAA